Sequence from the Sphingobacteriaceae bacterium GW460-11-11-14-LB5 genome:
ATGTCTTTCAAAATCTTTTCAAAATCGATTTTTAGATCAATTAAACGACCGGTGTGGATGTCAAATACCCAACCATGAACGGTTAAGCCGCGTCCGGCAATTGCTTCCTGCACGGCTGCGGTTTTTAACAGGTTAACACATTGCTCCTGAACGTTAAGTTCTACCAATCTGTTGTAACGAAGACCTTCGTCCTCAATGGCATTCAGCTCTTCTTTGTGGATACGGTATACATCGCGGATATTTCTTAACCAGGGATTTAATATGCCCAAATCTGCAGGTTGCATGGCTGCTTTAACACCGCCACAATTGTAATGGCCGCAAACAACAATATGGTTTACTTTTAAATGGCGTACGGCATAATTTAAAACCGTCATTACATTTAAATCTACGTTGTTTACCAGATTGGCCACATTTCGGTGTACAAAAGCCTGACCTGGCTGTATGCCCATTAAATCTTCTGCGGTAACACGGCTATCTGAACAGCCGATGTACAAAAACTCAGGG
This genomic interval carries:
- a CDS encoding carbonic anhydrase, which produces MNVEEVFKNNEKWIAEKLAINPDYFTELSKGQSPEFLYIGCSDSRVTAEDLMGIQPGQAFVHRNVANLVNNVDLNVMTVLNYAVRHLKVNHIVVCGHYNCGGVKAAMQPADLGILNPWLRNIRDVYRIHKEELNAIEDEGLRYNRLVELNVQEQCVNLLKTAAVQEAIAGRGLTVHGWVFDIHTGRLIDLKIDFEKILKDIKEIYNLY